The stretch of DNA CATCCAGAAGGTGAGAAACACCGATCCTAAACTAAGAACCGGGTAAAGTCCATTGTAGCCCAATTTAATCCGGTTGAGGATCAGCGCGACGAGCCGCCCCATCAAATAACCTAAAATCGCGCCGATGACCATCTGCTGAAAGAAAAGCAAAACCATCGAAAACAACGAAGATGCGGGGTTTTTAATCAGCTCGATTAACCCGATGGTCAGGAACATCGCCATAGGGTCATTGCTGCCGGATTCAAGCTCCAACAGGGGTTTTAAGTTGCCCTTAAGGCTGACACCTTTTGAGCGCAGGACTGAGAAAACAGCCGCGGCATCCGTCGATGACATCATTGACCCCAGCAACAACCCTTCAAGCAAGGTCAACCCCAAGACGCGCCAGGCAAACAAGCCCACAATCACTGCAGTTAACAGAACACCGACGGTCGCCAGTGAAAAACTTTCAATCATCACCGGGCGGGAGTCCTTCCACTTCGTATGAAAGCCGCCTGAAAACAGGATCAACACAAATGCAAATATGCTGAGCGTCTGCGCAAGGTTTGGGTCATCAAAGTGTATGCCCCCAATCCCTTCCGACCCGGCTAACATGCCCAGGATTAAAAACAAAAGGATTGCCGGGATTCCAAAGCGATCAGAGAGCTTACTGGAAAAGACGCTCAACGACAACAGTACAGCAACGACGACATAAACAGTGATTTCCATAATAACATCAATCTATCAGGGCGCGATCAGTGGTTAAAAATGTTTTTCAATCATACCAGCAGATATCTTTTTTTATCCACGCAAGGTTTTTATCCAAATCAAAGCTAATAATGTACCCTAAGATCAACGATGGTGCAAATGCCAAAACGAAAGTGATGAAAATTAGTTGGTCCTAAAATTCAGTCATTTGAAGGAGCAAACCTTCGCGAAGCACTCCCTGTACCCTACAAGGGCACACCAAGAAAACCCATGACAAAGTCTTCATGCAGGAATGAGTTCCAGCAATTACCAGTCATGCTACATACAACCAGCAGCAGCTTTCGCTGAGTCTATGATGGATAGTTTACGCCCGGTGATACCCCCCTTAAGGGTGGATGGGATTCCTCGTCCTGGGTCTTTGGCAGCCAGACTGTAAAAACCGTTCCCACACCCTCCTGTGTTTCCACATCGATGCGTCCCTTGTGATTGCGCACAATCCAATAGGCGATGGGCAGACCCAAACCAAAACCCGACCGATTTTCATACCGAGTGCGCGATTTTTCACCGCGGCTAAATCGCTCAAAAAGGAGTCCAAGCTCTTCCTTTGGAATTCCCTGGCCTTCATCGCGCACAACGCATTCAACCCAATCCTCATGCTGGATCAAACGGAGTTCAATGCGTTTGCCTTCGGGCGTGTAATTGATAGCATTAGCCCCCAGGTTCAAAAACGCCTGTTTCAAACGATCACGATCTCCATACACCCGCGCCTGGTCAAAATCACCCAGGTGAAGTGCATGTTTTCCGCCTGAAATGACATTCATCTCTTCAAATACTTCGAGAAGGATCTCTCCAACGTCAACTTCGACAATGGTCAGGGGCAGTTTGCCTGCTTCAGCCTGAGCCATTAATAATAAGTCTCCCACCAACCTTGATAAGCGATCCACCTCTTTTTCAATGGTATTCAGTGAATCTTCATCAAAGGTCTTCATGATGCGCATGAGCCCCACATTGCCTTTAATGACCGTCAACGGTGTGCGCAAATCGTGGCTCACATCGGCTAAAAACCGTCTTTGAGAATCAAATAAACGCTCAAGTCGTACGAAGGTTTGGTTAAAGTTTAAAGCCAAAGCATTGATCTCATCACCCGATCCGGTTGACAACGGAATTCTTTGAGAAAGGTCATTGGTGCTGGTAATCCGATTGGTAATATCAGCCATGATTGCCAGTGGAGATAAGGCATGGCCGATCACAATCCACCCTAACACAATCGAGACACAAATCGCAAAGATCGCAGAAACCAGGAAAGCAATTTTAATTAATTTCAATGTGAAGCGTATTTCGCCCAGCTCCAGGCCGGCTTGAAGACATCCGCTGGGCTGGTTGTCAACCTTCAGGGGGACTGACAGAATTCGGAAGTACTCCCCATCGATCTCAACTTCATTGAACTGGACAACCTGTTCACCCAGGGAAACCGGGTCCAGGGCATGTGTCAGCTGTGCCGCATTTTCCGACCTGGCAATCAACTGAAGGTCTGCTGACCAGATCTGAAAAAAAACATCATCAGAGAGCAGCAGGAGATCAGATCCAACGATCAGGTTGCCAGTCGAATCAGCCTGCAAATGAGAGATGATCAGGTTGGCATTGTCCTCAAGATAATCATCAATAAAATTCACAAACAGCATGCTGACAAAAGCATAAATAAGAATGCTGAGCAAGCCAATAAACCCGCTCAGCATTCCAGAATACACTAATGTCAAACGCAGCCGCAGTGACATCGCTATGGTTGAACTTCAGGCTCTCGCATAACATAGCCCACGCCACGAACCGTGTAGATTAAGCGGGGTTCGCCGCCAGCTTCAAGTTTTTGACGCAGATAACGGATGTAAACATCTAAAACATTACTCTCTCCCCCAAAATCATAATCCCAAACCTTGTCAAAAATTACTTCGCGCGACATAACCATCCTGGGGTGGCGCATGAACAGGTCTAAAAGATCAAATTCTTTCGCTGTCAACACAATCTCACGATCGCCACGCTTTGCGCGATGCGTTCCGCTGTCCAGAACAAGGTCTTCAAATTCCAGGATTTTGATCCGGTCAGCAGCCGTCCTGCGGAGTAAGGCGCGAATCCGAGCCAGCAATTCATCCATTTCAAAGGGTTTGACCATGTAATCATCTGCACCAGAATCCAAACCCTTCACCTGGTCTTCCAGGCTGTCCTTGGCGGTTAAAATCAGGATGGGTTGGTTCCCCAGTTTCTGCAAACGGCGACCAACTTCCAATCCGTCGATGTTGGGGAGCATCAGGTCTAGAATCACCAGGTCCGGCCGCTGCTCACTGGCCAATAAAAGGCCCGCTTTGCCGGTCAATGCTGTATCGACCAGGTAGCCTTCATAGGTCAGGACTCGGTTTAAGACACGCAGGATCTCCTCATCATCTTCAATAATCAAGATTCTCTCGTCCATCATTCTTCCTTTCCTTTTTCATGATCGCTTCTTGTTCATCAGGTAATCGATCTCATTTGATTTGTTTGGTAAAATTAATTAATCATGACATGTGTTTTATTGCCTAGAGGCATCCCCGTTATCAAACGGGTTCTAGATATTATTATATCATTTCCTGCATTAATCGTGCTTTCTCCGTTATTTTTGATCATCAGCATGATTGTGGTCATCCAATACGGACCTCCGATCGTGTTTAAGCAGAATCGCCCGGGCTACCAGGGCCAGATTTTCACCATCTATAAATTCAGAACAATGCACAATCGAGCAGACGAGCACGGGAATCCCTTACCGGATGCCCAACGTCTGACAAAATTTGGCCGTTTCCTGCGTGCCACCAGCCTCGACGAATTGCCCGAACTGATCAATGTTCTCAAAGGCGAGATGAGCATCGTCGGGCCGCGACCGTTGTTGGTTGAGTATCTGGATCGGTACAGCCCACACCAGTTCCGCCGTCACGAGGTTCTTCCAGGTATCACCGGGTGGGCACAGGTCCACGGCCGTAATGTCATCACCTGGCAGGAGAAATTCGACCTGGACGTCTGGTATGTTGACCATTGGTCAATTTGGCTGGATCTAAAAACGATCCTGTTGACGGTTGTTAAAGTACTGCGCCGAGAGGGCATATCTCAGCCCGGACAGGCAACGGCAGAACCGTTTTTCGGCAATCCACCCGAAACGGGTGAACCTTCATCAAGCGAACATCAACCTAAGGCGTGATTTCAATTGAAACCATGCCTGATTGTAAGTCTGTCGTCATCGCCTCAAATAAGCGGTAGCGCCCTGCAGATAATAATCCGCTGTGTCGGTCCGTCAGCACAATTAATGCTGGAACCTGCTTGCCAGCCCCTGCCGCAATGAGGTCCGGCCAGATGGCTTCCAGTGCCGGGGCTGGATCGACGGCGATTGTGCCGATCCAGTTACTTCGAGGTAGGTCCGGACTGCGATCGCTGACCACTTTGATGCCAACCTCTTCCAAGTAAGCAAATAATTCGGGTGAAGCCAAATCGCCATCCACATACATGATTTCAACAGCGATATTGGAATACTGATCAATAATAGCTCTGAAATCGTTAGCTAAAGTAGAGGTAGATACGGCTTCCCACTGCGGAAAGGTGCCATAAGGCGGAAACACCTGGTGACAGATGCCACAGAAAAAACGTGCCCCGACTTCATAGCTTTCTGCCAGCAAATCCCTGGCAGGGTTTTCTTCAGCGATCAACGCTGCGATTTTATTGTCAGACGAGGTTATTGCTGATAAATATCCTGCCATAAAGGCTTTCTGTCGCGTTTCAACAGCCGGGTTTCCAATCACACTGACGTTATCGGCTACGGATGCGGTTGCACTACCAATCGCCACAAAGGCAATACCCGGATAGTTGACTGCCAGGGTGTTCAAATCCAGGTCCTGACCAACACCGACGACCACTTTAACCTCCGGTGTCAGCATCTCGGGTTCCAAGCCCTCAAGCTTTGCAAATTGCATGGATGCTTCTTCTGCCAATTTTTCCAGCATATCCTCGCTTTGGGAGACCATAAAAGGATCAACTTCAGTCCCCGTGATCAGTAAGACTGTTGGCAAAGCCTCAGGGATGGGCGAGGGCGTCGTGACTTCCAAAACAGGGGAGACGGGCGTGTCGACCAGGGGCTCTTCTGTGGGCTGATCAACGATTGGTACAGCGGGCGCACAGCCAGCCACACTCAGCATTAAACCAACGCAAAAGATCAAAAATAAATTTTGAAAAGCAAATTTTAACTTTATCATTACCTTAATTTTACCGCAGCAAACATTAAAATTCACACAAAGATTAATGCAATGGTCGATCATCTTTAATTACAGGCTGGTGTATTATAATTAATCAATAAACGCAAAGATGCGCAATCGGTTCAACAACGCCAAAGGGTGAATGTCTATGAGCTTACCCAGCAGTGAATCCCTTCCGAACGATATCAACGATTTACCCCCGGCACGACAACGCCACATCCGCCGCCAACCCCGATCCGTTTCGCTGGCGGAACAGCAAATCCTGCTCGATTCCCTCATCAAACTCACCACACCCACACCCGCATTTTTTATTCGGGCATTGCTGGGCGCGGTTACGCTTGGATGTGCGTTCTACCTTCAAAACCTGGCGCTGTTGGTCGTCGCTATCGTGGTCTTTCCGTTTCAGACGCCATTGTTTGGGTTGGCACTCTATCCGCTGACTCTCAACGCCAAACACGCAGTCAAGGCGCTGGTCAGTACGCTGCTGTTGATTCTGCTCTCCTTTGCCGCAGGCATCCTGGCAGGTTTATTCCAGCCATTTAAATATCCCGACGCCTTAGGACTCTTTCGCTTTACCTCTCCCTACTGGCTTGATATAGCGCTCGTCGCCATAAGCGCGTTTTTTAGCGCACTGACTTTAATCAGGAAAGGAAAAATCCCTGAGGGATTAGGCGTCCTGCTTTCCTATATGGTAGTGGTGCCCTTTGCTGTGATCGGTTTTGGATTGACCTACTGGTCAGGAGCACTTTTTGTTAGCCTGGAGCATTTGGGGCTGGCATTCCTGTTTGCAGTTTTTGCCTTCATTGTTTTTGGTTTTCCTCCGAAGAAACCGCTGGGCTGGCTTGTGGTGATCACCGTCCTGGCCATCACCCTGGCCGTAAGCAGCGTGGGCTTGAATTTCTCTGTGAATCAGGTCCCCGTCGCGCCGACCGGGCTGCCAAATGCCACCTACAGGGTGATAGCGTCTATCAGCCCCGCTGCGCCGACCAAACCTGTCCCAACAAATACCATGACGCCAACCGATATTCCACCCACAGCGACCCTCGCACCGACCCTGGCGCCCACCGGCTTGCCAACAGCAACATCTGAACCCACAACGCAATGGGGTGTGGTTAAATCGGAGACAGGCGCCGTCATCCGTAAAGAACCCAACTTCAACGCAGAAGTTATTGGCTATGCGAATAACGCCGACCGAATTGAAATTCTGGGGGAGTTTACTGCCCTGAACGGCTCACTCTGGTTTGAAGTCCGAACGGCACCAGAGCAGACAGGCTGGTTGTTGGGTTCGCTTTTGCAGACTCAAACCCCGGTTCCAACACCTGCAAATTAAAGTTCTCCTATTAAAACCTGTGGAAAGCGGCTGTCAGCCTGTAATTGCATCGTCGACGATGATCAGGTTTTGCTGCGGAACCGTGATTTTCTGCCCATCATTGAGCATCACAACTGCCGCTGGCTGTCTCACGCCACTCTCAAAATCAGTGTCGCCCTCAGGCAAATCCAAAACTTCGCCTACCTTGCCCCAGGATCCTTCAGCAAACACCCGCACGATTAACCCCACCTTCAATTCCTGCTGCACACTGAATCCGCCCTCAAAGCCCTCATCACTCAAGTGAATAACCGCCTCAGGGCGCATTCCGGTCAATGGGTCAAACTCACTCGCATTCAGACTGACGGATTTTTCAGCATACGGTGTCAACCCGTCTAACAGGCTCTCGTCAGGCTGGCGGCTACCAAAGCCCTGCACTACAAGAATGGGGGTTTGCATCGCCGTAGCAATTGATACCAACTCGGGTGCCATTGATCCCAGCATTAATCCCCCTGAACTGCGTTTGCCGTACCAGTTGAGCGCGTCCGGGTCAACACAGGACCCTGCCCCGATCATCAAGCCCTCCCCTCTTTCAGCCAGCATGCCTGGCGTCAAGGGTTGGGTCCACGCTTCCTCGACGATCTTTAATTCCCCCAATCCAATCGCACCATTGCCCCATACGCCTTGCAGCAAGAAGCCAGCGGCAGATATCATCGCGCCATATTCTGGAAACACAGTCTGAACCACACCCATCATCCCTGCCCTGACCTGGATCGTCCTGTACCCGACCTCAAATACCGCCTTGCCCTGGTGAAGCCCAATAAAGCGTCCATCTGCTGGAGCGCGTACCAGGCGTGAAAGCGTGCCGGTGATTTTTGCGATGACATCACCCTCATGAAGTTGTTCACCGGGCTCGCGCACCAAGTATTCCTTTACATCCTGAACGTCTACCCCCAAACTTTGGGCAATTTCTACCATGAGGATCTCGACGGGCATGCTGGCTTGCGCAATCACATCTTCGGGCAAAACCTGCTGGCCCTCATAGACCAGCACTTCCCCCGGGTATTTCAGCCTACGTACGCGTTGAATCTCCTTGATGGTTCCTGCCCTGGACACCGGTAAAAACATCCTTAATCTCCCAACTTATCCATGATCATCCTGCAACATGCGCTGCCAGCGATTCAGCAATTCAATTCGTGATTCGGGTTGCTTTGGCAGTTGCAAGGGGCGGCCGCGCGCATCGATCACAACTCCCAGCTTGCCACCGACCACCTTTAGCCGTCCTCCCCGCCCCCGACCACCAAACCCGATGTCCACGCGGCGATGAGGGTTTAATTCGAGCACAGCTGGCTCACCCTGGGGAACCTTCAGGCATGCTAACCGGCCGTGTTGCACCTCCTGACCGAAACTTGCGCCGGATGCGGTTTTTACATCAACTGACAGAGCTGTTTTTCCCCGGGGCAGTTCTCCTACCGTCGAAATGACTGTTCCCAAATTTTCAAATGCCGGGGAAGACAATAAATGTACCGGTACAAGGGGTTCGACTTCTCCAAACTTGGCTAAAAGCGGAAGAAGATGGTGTCGATCAAGCACCATGGTGGTAATTTGGCGCGGCTGGAGCCCGTCCAACAAGGTCAACATCACAAGGGCAGGGTCTGGTGCACCGGTAAGCACAGCGCCGCTGGCAATGATAGGCTCAAAATACCCGTCCAAACCGTGTTCTGGATGATATTCCAGCCAATCATGGTTCCTTGCCAGGCTAATTAATCCCTGCTGCAGCCGATAACGGGCAAAGGACAGGGAGAGGCTGAGCATTTTCTGGGTGTCAGGAATCCACCTGGGCACCATTGCGTAATTGCATAAAAACTGGTCAGCTTCGTCAAAGGTCACCGATGTGGCTGACCAATCACAAATCGCCTGTGCAGTCGCCTGCTGATCCCGCTGGGCCAGGTCAGGAAATTTTTCCAACATCACAGCCCCGCTGATACCATTTTGGCTTGCTGCAAGCGTGGTGTACACGCCGCCCAGGTCAACCGCCAGAAAACCCCTTGAGGTGACCTTTTCTGAATCATCCGCTCTTACCTGGCTGAGCCAGCGGATCATCCGCTCTGCCCCGAGCCCTGTGAGCCCAAACAAATTCTCCGTGAGCGCAAACAAAGCCTCAGACCCGTGTAAATCTGTCTTGCACGAACGCAGGATCTCACGTTCCAGGTAATTTTGAGCAAGCGTAAGGTCGTACTTGCCAAAGGTCGGCTGAAGATTGGGCACAATCCGCAACCTGGCAACCCGCTCCAAACGTTGTTTTGCTGCGGCTTCCATGGCAGCATTCCCGGCATAAAGGATCAGCGGTTTGGCGGCTTGGGGCAATATACCGCAGATGGTGCGCACGATTTCAAGGGTTCGGCGCATCATCTCTGTTGCGCCGTGATCCTCGCCACCGGTAACAATCAATATCTCCGGCAATGCAGCCAGCAACCTCTCAATGGCGCGTTGCTCATCCATTTGCATTGCAGCATCTAAATGGGCAACGGCACATATGGGCAGCGAATCAACTAAAGCTCTGGCGGCTTTGAGAGAACCCTGATCGGAAAGTCCCACCAGGGCTACCCTGATCCGCCTTCCAGCAGATAGGGTCATCCCAACCCGGTCTAACCCACGCCCGATGCGGTCAACCGGCATTAATAAACCGCCACCTTCATTTAGAAACAGGTGATAGGTTTTCCTCTGCAAGGCTTGCACAGCCCGGTCAACGCCGCTGCCAATGTGCAGGTCTTGTCCAAGGGAGGTCAACGAACGAGCGCTTGCGAGTAAGCGATATTTTCCATCAGAAATCCCAACCAGGCAGGCGCGTGAATTCACCCCACCCACATCCAGCCCTAAAAGCGCATAAGGGTGTCTGGTCGGCCCGCTCATCACCCACCCCCAACCCAACGTGCAATCCAGCCCCCAAGAAATGCAATGCGGTCAATCATCGCCAGCAAGGCAGATGAAAAAATACCCGCAAATACGGCGCCGAGGGCAAGCCCAATAAATACCTCACCGATGTGCGCCAGCGCCTGTAGAAGGCGCGGTCGTGAATGATCTGAAGAATCAGTCTTGCGTTTAAATCGGCTTCCAAAGTGAAAATAGCTTAATGTGCCAATCACGCCAATCAGCATCACGACTGCATCCACGGTATGCATCCATGGACTGCGAGATTCTATGCGCCAGGCAGCAGGTCGAAAATCAATCACCACCGCCCGCATTTGTGGGATCATCGTTCCAAAAACAGAGCCACCAATAACCAGCGCAGCAGTCAACCCGGCTAAAAACGCCAGTGGAATACGGCCAAGCGCACGCAACTGGGAAATTTGACTCAAGATCAACATAAGAGATAATAACAGCGGAATCAGCACCCACAACCGCTGATAGGTTGTCCCCCCCAACAGGGGTTGGAGTAAATACGGCCACAGGATCTGCCGGGCGATGAGAACCGTCAGAAATCCGGCGGTTACACCCACGAAAAGGTATGCTGCCAGCCGAAAAAAGAAATTGTCGCCGATGAAATAGCTTAAAATCATCACCGTCAGCAGGAAGCCAACCACGCCCCAGACCAGTTCAGGCATGTTCATCGCTCACCCCCCTCATCTCCCAACGACCCCCGAGAACTGGGAAAACTCATCCCAATCACTAACATAAGGATCATCAAAACAATACCCACCCTGTAAGCAAACCAATGGATCGAAGAGACGGAGTTTTGCCCTTCCAGGTTGACAGCATCTGCAATACCGCTGATCATGCCTGCTACCTGTCCCGATTCCCAGTAGGGCTGCAACAACGGCCCTGCCTGGGCGCTGAGGATTAAAAGAATCGGTACATCGGGTTTCAGGCTCTTGATTTGCTCAATCCAGGCCATCACACCCTCATAATCATCCCCTAGAATCAAAATTGCATCAAAGGGCTTAACGGGCAGGGTCAGCGCGAACTCCGGTTCGTTTTCGCCCGGTAAGGTCTGGCGCGCAAGCCCATAAGCGCCAAAAGACCCTACCGGATAGTACCCCAGATCCGTCACAACCCGTTGATCAACCAGAGTCGCTTCCTCAACCAGGAGATCAAAAAGTAAACGCCCGGCAGGTGCTGATGAGAGCGTCGATACCTCAGCGCCTGCCTCGAAAATTCCTCTGAGGATTGGCGTGGCGATCAACGTCATTTCGCCTGAAAATGCTGCTGAATAATCCATCACCAGCAATACTTTCGAATTTTCCTGTAATCCGCCCACCCATTCCACCATATCTCTCATGTGGGGGGCTGCTACTCCGGAGACCCTTTCCCCGGGGCGTCCCATAAAAAGGACCAGGCTCAAGATCGTGATCAACAAAAACCCGATTCCCAGGCGTAACCCGCGGTTAAGCGCCGGCCTGTCCGAGGTGTGCGCAGGGCGTTTCTCCTTGTCGGAGCGCATCGTCGCGGCGAGCTGATCTGCTCTTGCCTGCTCTTCGCGGCTGATGGACAGTGCCATTGCTTCGAGCTGGGTGCCTTTGATGTCGTCAAGGATAATTTCTCGGGTAGCCTGCTCAGAACCCTTCGATATAGCCGTCTCCTTTGTGTCTTCGGCACGACCTGCTTCATCAACAGGAGCCTCTTCCACAAGCTCTTCCATTGTTTGTTCGCCGTTTTCCAACGCAACCAGCCAGTGCAGCAGGCTATCGCCTTCCCTTTCTGAAAGGATCTCCTTTGCATCCTCAGCTTCAGCCGGGCGATGCTTCTTTCGGATGCGCCGGAGCCAATTTTCGTGCATAGAGCCAGAAGTGCCGACCTCCTCCGAATCCTCGATCTCATCAGGGACTTGATCGGGCGGTTTTTTTTCAACCTCACCCTGAATTTTCTGCAAAACCGATCGCAACTGCAGCTCCTGATCCTCTTTTTGTGCCGTTTCAAGGCTTGCCCGAGCTGCGTTGATCTTCTGGGTGATCTCGCCAATCGAATCTGGTTCAGTTTGTGCACGTTGCCGAATGCGATACAACCACTCCGGCACTTGCGGCTCATCATCAGGTTGTTCTGCATCTTCCAAAATTTCATCATGATCAGGTGATGGGGGAAACTCCCCGTCAGCCCCGTCAAAAAGTTGGTCCTGGTCTTCATCCTGCTTGAGGGAATGCAGTAAATCGGTGAGGTGCTCCTCATCCCCTGCTAAATCGGGCTGATCATCTCGGGGCAAATCGACAGGGACGACGCCCTCCAGGGATGCTTCACACAGCAAGCATTTTTCTGTACCAAGTGGGTTTTCTGCACCACATTCAGAACAAATCAACACAAGCATTACGGCCCATCCTCATAAGGGCGATCCATACCCAGTAAAACCCGCAACCCAACAATCAATCCACCCAATGCAATTCCGATCAGTATGCCTCTCAGACCTGCCAGTGGAAGTCGGCGGACAAATTCAAGCCATTCAGCGCCCGCTGTACCGTTCGCAGGGTTCAGGTAATGCAAATTTAGGATCAGAGAGATCAGAGCACTGATTAAAAACGATGCCGACATGAGCGTCCAGCCCCGGGTGCGAATAATCCGTAAGCTGGCGAATAGCATGGTCACCGTCAGGATAGCCAACAGGCTGGTCTCTACCGGGATCTGGATGTTGAGCACCCAGTTACGGAAAAAGGCGCTCTCCGAAGGTAAGAAAAACCCGATGCCGACGGTGACCAAAAAAGCCACCAGGACGATCAGACTTAACAAGCTGCCCTTTTGCCAGTGTGCAACCCGAACAAGATGCATTTTGAGTAAATACCCGATCCCGATCACGCCAGCCAACCCTATCAGCAAAATCCCCCACTCGATCAGCAACCCTGTGAGATTTGCCAGTTGCGCCTGGAAAAAATATCCCGCCAAAACGGTCAGCCCAGTCAGGCTGGCGACCAAAATTGCAATAATTCGCTTCATAAAACACCCGCCAGCGTCAATCCTGCTGCAACCACCAGCAGTGTAATCAGTAAAACACGAAGGATGTCCTCGCTGATCCAGGCTGCCTGAAGAGAAGGCGACCGATCCATCAAACCGGGCAAAAGAAATATTTCCTCGCCAATTAATAGATCACGCGTGGTTAAAAACAGGGCTGCCTGGGCGCTGATGGATCCGGCTGCAGCAAAGGGATGCCCCCCTTTTATCTGCGCAGCTTCCAGGATCAAAGCTCCCATCGGGCCATAGTGCCCGAATAATCCCACAGAACCCGGGGAATGCAGTCCCATCTCCCCTAAAAAGCCCGCCAGGAAGGCATACGGTGTGGGTCCGGTTAAGATCAAATTCAACGCCGATGAATAGCCGCCCTGGTAGGTGCCGCAAAGAATTTGGCGTGCAAATAAGGCGAGCTCCCCGGTGCCGGCGGCAAAGACCTGTGTTTCCTGGGCGCCCAGGTCTGTCTCCGCAAGGCTGGCGCTCACAGAAAGAGCATGCAATCCCAATGCCGGGTAAGACCGCGACCAGAACCGGTCCCCTAATGCAACCTGGCTTTGTTTGCCCCCTTCGAGGGAGCGCACACGCTGCTTAACAAAGGCGTTAACCGCCGGGTTAACCCGCACTGCGTATCTGCCACGCCGTGAAAATAGAAGACTGAAAAATAACAGCAAAACGACAGCCAGGCCGATGATGACCCACCCGATCTCAGTCCAGGTCATGCCCCGGTCTCCTGTAAAAAGGTTTTGAACTGGTTAATTTCATCAGGGTCTCCCAACAAGTTCAACAGCTTCGCATAAGTAAGGCCAAAAGGTGTGGCTTTTAACAACGGAAAACCCAGAAACATACTTTGGGCAATCAAAGGCAACAGGGGCTGAAAGAAATCCAATAATTCGCAGGCTGGCGATATCCATCCCCTTTTTGCAAGAAAACGCTTCCATGTGAGCCAGTCAGTATTCTGCATAACAAAAGTATAACATAAGGGCGCGAAAAATTAATCCCATAAACTCTTCATTTTCATTTGATGAAGACGCAGCGACGACCTGGTGATCTCCAATTGAATCCAGCTTCAAGTATAATGGGTTTGATGGAACAAAAATTAAAGGTTATGACGATATTTGGCACCCGCCCGGAAGCTGTTAAAATGGCGCCGGTGATTAAAGCCCTGCGGGAACATCCAGATCACATTGATATCACGGTGTGCGTCACTGCCCAGCACCGCGAAATGCTCGACCAGGTCCTGCAGGCATTTGACATCATCCCGGATATCGACCTGGATTTGATGGATCACGACCAGACACTTCCCGAGTTGACCGCTCGCATCTTCACCCATCTGGACCCTGTGCTGCTTCAAATCCGTCCCGATTGGCTGCTGGTCCAGGGGGATACCACGACGGTCATGGCAGCAGCGATTCTCGGGTATTATCGCCAGATCCGGGTGGGTCACATTGAAGCCGGGCTGCGAACCCACGATAAATGGCAGCCCTTCCCCGAAGAGATGAACCGCCGCATCGCTGGTGTGGTGGCAGACCTGCACTTTGCCCCAACAGAAAACAATCGCCAGAACCTCCTGCGAGAGGGCATCCCGGATGAGATCATCAAAATCACCGGCAACCCGGTCATTGACGCCCTGAAGATCATCAGCCAGCAACCAGCCCCTCCG from Brevefilum fermentans encodes:
- a CDS encoding glutamate mutase L, which encodes MSGPTRHPYALLGLDVGGVNSRACLVGISDGKYRLLASARSLTSLGQDLHIGSGVDRAVQALQRKTYHLFLNEGGGLLMPVDRIGRGLDRVGMTLSAGRRIRVALVGLSDQGSLKAARALVDSLPICAVAHLDAAMQMDEQRAIERLLAALPEILIVTGGEDHGATEMMRRTLEIVRTICGILPQAAKPLILYAGNAAMEAAAKQRLERVARLRIVPNLQPTFGKYDLTLAQNYLEREILRSCKTDLHGSEALFALTENLFGLTGLGAERMIRWLSQVRADDSEKVTSRGFLAVDLGGVYTTLAASQNGISGAVMLEKFPDLAQRDQQATAQAICDWSATSVTFDEADQFLCNYAMVPRWIPDTQKMLSLSLSFARYRLQQGLISLARNHDWLEYHPEHGLDGYFEPIIASGAVLTGAPDPALVMLTLLDGLQPRQITTMVLDRHHLLPLLAKFGEVEPLVPVHLLSSPAFENLGTVISTVGELPRGKTALSVDVKTASGASFGQEVQHGRLACLKVPQGEPAVLELNPHRRVDIGFGGRGRGGRLKVVGGKLGVVIDARGRPLQLPKQPESRIELLNRWQRMLQDDHG
- the wecB gene encoding non-hydrolyzing UDP-N-acetylglucosamine 2-epimerase — its product is MEQKLKVMTIFGTRPEAVKMAPVIKALREHPDHIDITVCVTAQHREMLDQVLQAFDIIPDIDLDLMDHDQTLPELTARIFTHLDPVLLQIRPDWLLVQGDTTTVMAAAILGYYRQIRVGHIEAGLRTHDKWQPFPEEMNRRIAGVVADLHFAPTENNRQNLLREGIPDEIIKITGNPVIDALKIISQQPAPPQVDQLLDQTGVSAGKRRLVLVTAHRRENFGQPILDICLALKRLAQAYQDEIVIVYPVHLNPNIHVPVHQALSGIDNIHLLPPLDYLPLVHLMKHATLILTDSGGIQEEAPSFGVPTLVLRQRTERQEGVQAGTLKLVGTDPDTIFMEALKLLDDRAAHAAMSGAVNPYGDGHAAERIVAALLASQTG